One segment of Manduca sexta isolate Smith_Timp_Sample1 chromosome 27, JHU_Msex_v1.0, whole genome shotgun sequence DNA contains the following:
- the LOC119190823 gene encoding uncharacterized protein LOC119190823 isoform X1 has protein sequence MVTTLYIAKFTQFLFFNESAVFVYLFFYLLIKTVCFELFFFFFRLQNLQLTRAHKILALVPAQNACSDDSSTSDEEANAYIPPSPDTSDPPSIASSLEALNLLDTSTDSNNEQHDIPITLPLTPTFDEVFPSPNTSNYNVIPTLNSIQSLPSPFMSPELTYILREEYGILSLGTIRTNRLRGCQELLPTDKQLKKKKRGSSAQVVCNKNKLAVVKWNDNKVVTLISTYIDSYPLETIKRYDKDEKKKVDVECPQVVKHYNKHMGGVDLADMLISLYRTPFKSHRWYLGIFSQLVDMCINNAWLLHRRDGKKTSLKDFRFELFDGLSKSNRIGTNQNVTDDIGENLKIHKPVSVRPTDSVRFDNTGHLPEAVLAK, from the exons ATGGTAACCACGCTGTACATTGCTAAGTTTACACAGTTTTTGTTTTTCAACGAATCGgcagtttttgtttatttatttttttaccttctCATAAAAACTGTCTGctttgaacttttttttttctttttccgcCTGCAGAACTTACAACTAACTCGCGCCCATAAGATCTTGGCTTTGGTACCCGCTCAAAACGCATGCTCTGACGATAGTTCCACATCTGATGAGGAAGCAAATGCTTATATACCGCCTTCACCAGATACCTCTGATCCACCTTCAATAGCATCATCACTAGAAGCCCTTAATTTGCTTGATACTTCAACTGACTCCAACAACGAACAGCATGATATACCCATTACTTTACCACTCACACCAACATTTGATGAAGTTTTTCCATCGCCGAATACAAGTAACTACAATGTTATACCCACATTGAACTCCATCCAATCTTTGCCATCTCCTTTTATGTCGCCTGAACTAACATATATTCTGCGGGAAGAATACGGGATCCTTAGTCTAGGAACAATAAGGACTAATCGTCTCAGAGGCTGTCAAGAGTTATTGCCAACTgacaaacaattaaaaaagaagaaacgCGGTTCTAGCGCCCAGGTGGTTTGCAATAAGAATAAGTTGGCAGTCGTAAAGTGGAACGACAATAAAGTGGTTACACTTATTAGCACCTACATAGACTCGTACCCCTTAGAAACAATCAAACGATACGATAAGGATGAGAAAAAGAAAGTAGATGTAGAATGTCCTCAAGTGGTCAAACATTACAACAAACATATGGGAGGGGTCGATTTAGCAGATATGTTGATATCGTTATATAGAACTCCCTTCAAAAGTCACCGTTGGTACTTGGGAATATTTTCACAACTTGTTGATATGTGTATAAATAACGCTTGGCTCCTACATAGAAGAGATGGGAAGAAGACTTCATTGAAAGATTTCAGATTTGAATTGTTTGATGGGTTGTCTAAGTCTAATAGAATAGGAACAAACCAAAACGTTACAGACGATATAGGCGAGAATCTGAAAATCCATAAACCAGTCTCAGTCCGACCAACTGATAGCGTCAGATTTGATAACACAGGTCATCTTCCAGAAGCAG ttCTTGCCAAGTAA
- the LOC119190823 gene encoding piggyBac transposable element-derived protein 2-like isoform X2 has product MASKQQSVGGTRNLQLTRAHKILALVPAQNACSDDSSTSDEEANAYIPPSPDTSDPPSIASSLEALNLLDTSTDSNNEQHDIPITLPLTPTFDEVFPSPNTSNYNVIPTLNSIQSLPSPFMSPELTYILREEYGILSLGTIRTNRLRGCQELLPTDKQLKKKKRGSSAQVVCNKNKLAVVKWNDNKVVTLISTYIDSYPLETIKRYDKDEKKKVDVECPQVVKHYNKHMGGVDLADMLISLYRTPFKSHRWYLGIFSQLVDMCINNAWLLHRRDGKKTSLKDFRFELFDGLSKSNRIGTNQNVTDDIGENLKIHKPVSVRPTDSVRFDNTGHLPEAGNESIRCKYCKSGRTSVYCIKM; this is encoded by the exons ATGGCTTCGAAACAACAAAGTGTTGGCGGGACCCGG AACTTACAACTAACTCGCGCCCATAAGATCTTGGCTTTGGTACCCGCTCAAAACGCATGCTCTGACGATAGTTCCACATCTGATGAGGAAGCAAATGCTTATATACCGCCTTCACCAGATACCTCTGATCCACCTTCAATAGCATCATCACTAGAAGCCCTTAATTTGCTTGATACTTCAACTGACTCCAACAACGAACAGCATGATATACCCATTACTTTACCACTCACACCAACATTTGATGAAGTTTTTCCATCGCCGAATACAAGTAACTACAATGTTATACCCACATTGAACTCCATCCAATCTTTGCCATCTCCTTTTATGTCGCCTGAACTAACATATATTCTGCGGGAAGAATACGGGATCCTTAGTCTAGGAACAATAAGGACTAATCGTCTCAGAGGCTGTCAAGAGTTATTGCCAACTgacaaacaattaaaaaagaagaaacgCGGTTCTAGCGCCCAGGTGGTTTGCAATAAGAATAAGTTGGCAGTCGTAAAGTGGAACGACAATAAAGTGGTTACACTTATTAGCACCTACATAGACTCGTACCCCTTAGAAACAATCAAACGATACGATAAGGATGAGAAAAAGAAAGTAGATGTAGAATGTCCTCAAGTGGTCAAACATTACAACAAACATATGGGAGGGGTCGATTTAGCAGATATGTTGATATCGTTATATAGAACTCCCTTCAAAAGTCACCGTTGGTACTTGGGAATATTTTCACAACTTGTTGATATGTGTATAAATAACGCTTGGCTCCTACATAGAAGAGATGGGAAGAAGACTTCATTGAAAGATTTCAGATTTGAATTGTTTGATGGGTTGTCTAAGTCTAATAGAATAGGAACAAACCAAAACGTTACAGACGATATAGGCGAGAATCTGAAAATCCATAAACCAGTCTCAGTCCGACCAACTGATAGCGTCAGATTTGATAACACAGGTCATCTTCCAGAAGCAGGTAATGAATCAATTCGTTGCAAATATTGTAAGAGTGGAAGAACATCTGTCtactgtataaaaatgtaa